From the genome of Mycteria americana isolate JAX WOST 10 ecotype Jacksonville Zoo and Gardens chromosome 12, USCA_MyAme_1.0, whole genome shotgun sequence, one region includes:
- the IL21R gene encoding interleukin-21 receptor isoform X6, which translates to MRNKLWLQSISFFLLFKYTTCCENLTCFVDYVQTLSCILRSDLGAGSYNLTATWVPEEDPENTVAACSLLQLSRNTSHTQYVCTVDMTELLADFKVQVDVTEVADRQRVISKGFYMAENIKPQPPFNLTAVFSEGYNISWETIYQNSPFYFLNEELEYQLRYKRRMDTWETQKTKAVHEDKRTLVILPWELQANTEYEFQVRARPREDTGYHGFWSEWSPLLLLKTSPAAVTQTGGMGWLLLFGVVVAIAASITTFLAKQRSLWKKMACIPDPAPFFKPLYLVHNGDFKKWVGASHMKITLDFFEWGMVLPEVLEVYTMRPSNSTSREELRELRKDLPCKPCVSCLTAPGQDSQSLLSSVNSSGGTQDQSYGHLSIDTVTVADEFTPCNCQYNCNRVYRGHEHTSKEDGSAGETGYPKVNVGDEDRKISSDLHLTDLSTQDKILASGSVSTDHLRSTSVLAHQQVEGALEGGMGSILEALCLQSNQWDLENPASLPSPDGESVSYSEGSYDFFPHIARPGDSYPMICVDLDTIDSGFVDSDCGSPVDSEFEQNSQTNCGPIPLEREGEDFPRSYVKQWVSCRSDSPVNGTQTN; encoded by the exons ATGAGGAACAAACTGTGGCTCCAGagtatttccttcttccttttattcAAGTACA CTACGTGTTGCGAAAACCTCACTTGTTTTGTGGACTATGTACAGACCCTGTCCTGTATCCTGAGAAGTGACTTGGGTGCCGGTTCATATAACCTCACTGCAACATG GGTTCCCGAGGAAGATCCAGAAAATACTGTGGCTGCCTGCAGTCTCCTGCAATTGTCCAGAAACACCAGTCACACACAGTACGTGTGCACTGTGGACATGACTGAACTCCTGGCAGATTTCAAAGTCCAGGTGGATGTTACAGAGGTAGCTGATAGGCAGCGTGTGATTTCCAAAGGCTTTTATATGGCAGAGAACA TCAAACCACAGCCTCCGTTCAATCTGACCGCTGTGTTCTCAGAGGGTTACAATATTTCTTGGGAAACCATCTACCAGAACTCTCCTTTCTACTTTTTGAATGAGGAGCTGGAATATCAGCTGCGTTATAAGAGAAGGATGGACACCTGGGAG ACTCAGAAGACTAAAGCTGTCCATGAAGATAAACGGACACTGGTGATCCTGCCGTGGGAACTCCAGGCGAACACTGAGTATGAGTTCCAAGTGAGAGCCAGACCTCGAGAAGATACTGGCTACCATGGATTTTGGAGTGAATGGAGTCCTCTGCTGTTGTTGAAAACCAGCCCTGCCG cagtgaCACAGACAGGAGGCATGggatggctgctgctgtttggtgTTGTCGTGGCAATCGCTGCCTCAATCACAACCTTTCTGGCCAAACAGCGGAG cttGTGGAAGAAGATGGCTTGCATCCCAGACCCTGCTCCCTTTTTCAAACCTCTTTACCTGGTGCATAATGGAGATTTCAAG AAGTGGGTTGGTGCATCCCATATGAAAATCACCTTAGATTTCTTCGAATGGGGAATGGTCCTTCCAGAAGTCCTAGAAGTTTATACCATGCGTCCTTCCAACAGCACCTCACGGGAGGAGCTGCGTGAGCTGAGGAAAGATCTGCCTTGCAAACCCTGTGTGTCTTGCCTGACTGCCCCAGGTCAGGATAGCCAGTCCCTGCTGTCTAGCGTGAACAGCAGCGGTGGGACTCAGGACCAGTCATATGGGCATTTGTCCATTGATACTGTGACTGTGGCTGATGAATTTACACCTTGTAACTGCCAGTACAACTGTAACCGTGTGTACAGGGGACATGAGCATACCAGTAAGGAAGATGGTAGTGCTGGAGAAACTGGTTACCCCAAGGTTAACGTTGGTGATGAAGACAGGAAGATATCCAGTGACTTGCATCTGACTGACCTGAGCACGCAGGACAAAATACTTGCTTCAGGCTCTGTATCCACAGACCACCTGAGGAGTACCAGTGTCCTAGCCCACCAGCAAGTAGAAGGGGCTttggaaggagggatggggagcatCCTAGAAGCCCTTTGCTTGCAGTCTAATCAGTGGGATTTGGAAAATCCAGCTTCTCTACCTTCTCCTGATGGTGAAAGTGTTTCCTACAGTGAAGGCTCCTATGACTTCTTCCCTCACATTGCAAGGCCTGGTGACAGTTACCCTATGATCTGCGTAGATTTGGACACTATTGACAGTGGCTTTGTGGACTCAGACTGTGGGAGTCCAGTTGACTCTGAATTTGAACAAAACAGTCAGACCAACTGTGGGCCCATCCCTCTTGAGCGGGAGGGGGAGGACTTTCCACGGAGCTACGTCAAGCAGTGGGTCTCCTGTCGTTCTGACAGCCCTGTCAATGGGACACAGACAAACTAA
- the IL21R gene encoding interleukin-21 receptor isoform X2 has product MGQLLPTCVKGAVSSPSTADSGYPVRTNMRNKLWLQSISFFLLFKYTTCCENLTCFVDYVQTLSCILRSDLGAGSYNLTATWVPEEDPENTVAACSLLQLSRNTSHTQYVCTVDMTELLADFKVQVDVTEVADRQRVISKGFYMAENIKPQPPFNLTAVFSEGYNISWETIYQNSPFYFLNEELEYQLRYKRRMDTWETQKTKAVHEDKRTLVILPWELQANTEYEFQVRARPREDTGYHGFWSEWSPLLLLKTSPAVTQTGGMGWLLLFGVVVAIAASITTFLAKQRSLWKKMACIPDPAPFFKPLYLVHNGDFKKWVGASHMKITLDFFEWGMVLPEVLEVYTMRPSNSTSREELRELRKDLPCKPCVSCLTAPGQDSQSLLSSVNSSGGTQDQSYGHLSIDTVTVADEFTPCNCQYNCNRVYRGHEHTSKEDGSAGETGYPKVNVGDEDRKISSDLHLTDLSTQDKILASGSVSTDHLRSTSVLAHQQVEGALEGGMGSILEALCLQSNQWDLENPASLPSPDGESVSYSEGSYDFFPHIARPGDSYPMICVDLDTIDSGFVDSDCGSPVDSEFEQNSQTNCGPIPLEREGEDFPRSYVKQWVSCRSDSPVNGTQTN; this is encoded by the exons ATGGGCCAGCTTCTGCCAACCTGCGTGAAAGGAGCAGTGAGTTCTCCCAGCACTGCTGACTCAG gatatCCAGTCAGAACCAATATGAGGAACAAACTGTGGCTCCAGagtatttccttcttccttttattcAAGTACA CTACGTGTTGCGAAAACCTCACTTGTTTTGTGGACTATGTACAGACCCTGTCCTGTATCCTGAGAAGTGACTTGGGTGCCGGTTCATATAACCTCACTGCAACATG GGTTCCCGAGGAAGATCCAGAAAATACTGTGGCTGCCTGCAGTCTCCTGCAATTGTCCAGAAACACCAGTCACACACAGTACGTGTGCACTGTGGACATGACTGAACTCCTGGCAGATTTCAAAGTCCAGGTGGATGTTACAGAGGTAGCTGATAGGCAGCGTGTGATTTCCAAAGGCTTTTATATGGCAGAGAACA TCAAACCACAGCCTCCGTTCAATCTGACCGCTGTGTTCTCAGAGGGTTACAATATTTCTTGGGAAACCATCTACCAGAACTCTCCTTTCTACTTTTTGAATGAGGAGCTGGAATATCAGCTGCGTTATAAGAGAAGGATGGACACCTGGGAG ACTCAGAAGACTAAAGCTGTCCATGAAGATAAACGGACACTGGTGATCCTGCCGTGGGAACTCCAGGCGAACACTGAGTATGAGTTCCAAGTGAGAGCCAGACCTCGAGAAGATACTGGCTACCATGGATTTTGGAGTGAATGGAGTCCTCTGCTGTTGTTGAAAACCAGCCCTGCCG tgaCACAGACAGGAGGCATGggatggctgctgctgtttggtgTTGTCGTGGCAATCGCTGCCTCAATCACAACCTTTCTGGCCAAACAGCGGAG cttGTGGAAGAAGATGGCTTGCATCCCAGACCCTGCTCCCTTTTTCAAACCTCTTTACCTGGTGCATAATGGAGATTTCAAG AAGTGGGTTGGTGCATCCCATATGAAAATCACCTTAGATTTCTTCGAATGGGGAATGGTCCTTCCAGAAGTCCTAGAAGTTTATACCATGCGTCCTTCCAACAGCACCTCACGGGAGGAGCTGCGTGAGCTGAGGAAAGATCTGCCTTGCAAACCCTGTGTGTCTTGCCTGACTGCCCCAGGTCAGGATAGCCAGTCCCTGCTGTCTAGCGTGAACAGCAGCGGTGGGACTCAGGACCAGTCATATGGGCATTTGTCCATTGATACTGTGACTGTGGCTGATGAATTTACACCTTGTAACTGCCAGTACAACTGTAACCGTGTGTACAGGGGACATGAGCATACCAGTAAGGAAGATGGTAGTGCTGGAGAAACTGGTTACCCCAAGGTTAACGTTGGTGATGAAGACAGGAAGATATCCAGTGACTTGCATCTGACTGACCTGAGCACGCAGGACAAAATACTTGCTTCAGGCTCTGTATCCACAGACCACCTGAGGAGTACCAGTGTCCTAGCCCACCAGCAAGTAGAAGGGGCTttggaaggagggatggggagcatCCTAGAAGCCCTTTGCTTGCAGTCTAATCAGTGGGATTTGGAAAATCCAGCTTCTCTACCTTCTCCTGATGGTGAAAGTGTTTCCTACAGTGAAGGCTCCTATGACTTCTTCCCTCACATTGCAAGGCCTGGTGACAGTTACCCTATGATCTGCGTAGATTTGGACACTATTGACAGTGGCTTTGTGGACTCAGACTGTGGGAGTCCAGTTGACTCTGAATTTGAACAAAACAGTCAGACCAACTGTGGGCCCATCCCTCTTGAGCGGGAGGGGGAGGACTTTCCACGGAGCTACGTCAAGCAGTGGGTCTCCTGTCGTTCTGACAGCCCTGTCAATGGGACACAGACAAACTAA
- the IL21R gene encoding interleukin-21 receptor isoform X5 yields MGQLLPTCVKGAVSSPSTADSATCCENLTCFVDYVQTLSCILRSDLGAGSYNLTATWVPEEDPENTVAACSLLQLSRNTSHTQYVCTVDMTELLADFKVQVDVTEVADRQRVISKGFYMAENIKPQPPFNLTAVFSEGYNISWETIYQNSPFYFLNEELEYQLRYKRRMDTWETQKTKAVHEDKRTLVILPWELQANTEYEFQVRARPREDTGYHGFWSEWSPLLLLKTSPAAVTQTGGMGWLLLFGVVVAIAASITTFLAKQRSLWKKMACIPDPAPFFKPLYLVHNGDFKKWVGASHMKITLDFFEWGMVLPEVLEVYTMRPSNSTSREELRELRKDLPCKPCVSCLTAPGQDSQSLLSSVNSSGGTQDQSYGHLSIDTVTVADEFTPCNCQYNCNRVYRGHEHTSKEDGSAGETGYPKVNVGDEDRKISSDLHLTDLSTQDKILASGSVSTDHLRSTSVLAHQQVEGALEGGMGSILEALCLQSNQWDLENPASLPSPDGESVSYSEGSYDFFPHIARPGDSYPMICVDLDTIDSGFVDSDCGSPVDSEFEQNSQTNCGPIPLEREGEDFPRSYVKQWVSCRSDSPVNGTQTN; encoded by the exons ATGGGCCAGCTTCTGCCAACCTGCGTGAAAGGAGCAGTGAGTTCTCCCAGCACTGCTGACTCAG CTACGTGTTGCGAAAACCTCACTTGTTTTGTGGACTATGTACAGACCCTGTCCTGTATCCTGAGAAGTGACTTGGGTGCCGGTTCATATAACCTCACTGCAACATG GGTTCCCGAGGAAGATCCAGAAAATACTGTGGCTGCCTGCAGTCTCCTGCAATTGTCCAGAAACACCAGTCACACACAGTACGTGTGCACTGTGGACATGACTGAACTCCTGGCAGATTTCAAAGTCCAGGTGGATGTTACAGAGGTAGCTGATAGGCAGCGTGTGATTTCCAAAGGCTTTTATATGGCAGAGAACA TCAAACCACAGCCTCCGTTCAATCTGACCGCTGTGTTCTCAGAGGGTTACAATATTTCTTGGGAAACCATCTACCAGAACTCTCCTTTCTACTTTTTGAATGAGGAGCTGGAATATCAGCTGCGTTATAAGAGAAGGATGGACACCTGGGAG ACTCAGAAGACTAAAGCTGTCCATGAAGATAAACGGACACTGGTGATCCTGCCGTGGGAACTCCAGGCGAACACTGAGTATGAGTTCCAAGTGAGAGCCAGACCTCGAGAAGATACTGGCTACCATGGATTTTGGAGTGAATGGAGTCCTCTGCTGTTGTTGAAAACCAGCCCTGCCG cagtgaCACAGACAGGAGGCATGggatggctgctgctgtttggtgTTGTCGTGGCAATCGCTGCCTCAATCACAACCTTTCTGGCCAAACAGCGGAG cttGTGGAAGAAGATGGCTTGCATCCCAGACCCTGCTCCCTTTTTCAAACCTCTTTACCTGGTGCATAATGGAGATTTCAAG AAGTGGGTTGGTGCATCCCATATGAAAATCACCTTAGATTTCTTCGAATGGGGAATGGTCCTTCCAGAAGTCCTAGAAGTTTATACCATGCGTCCTTCCAACAGCACCTCACGGGAGGAGCTGCGTGAGCTGAGGAAAGATCTGCCTTGCAAACCCTGTGTGTCTTGCCTGACTGCCCCAGGTCAGGATAGCCAGTCCCTGCTGTCTAGCGTGAACAGCAGCGGTGGGACTCAGGACCAGTCATATGGGCATTTGTCCATTGATACTGTGACTGTGGCTGATGAATTTACACCTTGTAACTGCCAGTACAACTGTAACCGTGTGTACAGGGGACATGAGCATACCAGTAAGGAAGATGGTAGTGCTGGAGAAACTGGTTACCCCAAGGTTAACGTTGGTGATGAAGACAGGAAGATATCCAGTGACTTGCATCTGACTGACCTGAGCACGCAGGACAAAATACTTGCTTCAGGCTCTGTATCCACAGACCACCTGAGGAGTACCAGTGTCCTAGCCCACCAGCAAGTAGAAGGGGCTttggaaggagggatggggagcatCCTAGAAGCCCTTTGCTTGCAGTCTAATCAGTGGGATTTGGAAAATCCAGCTTCTCTACCTTCTCCTGATGGTGAAAGTGTTTCCTACAGTGAAGGCTCCTATGACTTCTTCCCTCACATTGCAAGGCCTGGTGACAGTTACCCTATGATCTGCGTAGATTTGGACACTATTGACAGTGGCTTTGTGGACTCAGACTGTGGGAGTCCAGTTGACTCTGAATTTGAACAAAACAGTCAGACCAACTGTGGGCCCATCCCTCTTGAGCGGGAGGGGGAGGACTTTCCACGGAGCTACGTCAAGCAGTGGGTCTCCTGTCGTTCTGACAGCCCTGTCAATGGGACACAGACAAACTAA
- the IL21R gene encoding interleukin-21 receptor isoform X4 — protein MCVLHRGSSQAGYGYPVRTNMRNKLWLQSISFFLLFKYTTCCENLTCFVDYVQTLSCILRSDLGAGSYNLTATWVPEEDPENTVAACSLLQLSRNTSHTQYVCTVDMTELLADFKVQVDVTEVADRQRVISKGFYMAENIKPQPPFNLTAVFSEGYNISWETIYQNSPFYFLNEELEYQLRYKRRMDTWETQKTKAVHEDKRTLVILPWELQANTEYEFQVRARPREDTGYHGFWSEWSPLLLLKTSPAAVTQTGGMGWLLLFGVVVAIAASITTFLAKQRSLWKKMACIPDPAPFFKPLYLVHNGDFKKWVGASHMKITLDFFEWGMVLPEVLEVYTMRPSNSTSREELRELRKDLPCKPCVSCLTAPGQDSQSLLSSVNSSGGTQDQSYGHLSIDTVTVADEFTPCNCQYNCNRVYRGHEHTSKEDGSAGETGYPKVNVGDEDRKISSDLHLTDLSTQDKILASGSVSTDHLRSTSVLAHQQVEGALEGGMGSILEALCLQSNQWDLENPASLPSPDGESVSYSEGSYDFFPHIARPGDSYPMICVDLDTIDSGFVDSDCGSPVDSEFEQNSQTNCGPIPLEREGEDFPRSYVKQWVSCRSDSPVNGTQTN, from the exons ATGTGTGTCCTACATCGTGGCTCTTCCCAGGCTGGATATG gatatCCAGTCAGAACCAATATGAGGAACAAACTGTGGCTCCAGagtatttccttcttccttttattcAAGTACA CTACGTGTTGCGAAAACCTCACTTGTTTTGTGGACTATGTACAGACCCTGTCCTGTATCCTGAGAAGTGACTTGGGTGCCGGTTCATATAACCTCACTGCAACATG GGTTCCCGAGGAAGATCCAGAAAATACTGTGGCTGCCTGCAGTCTCCTGCAATTGTCCAGAAACACCAGTCACACACAGTACGTGTGCACTGTGGACATGACTGAACTCCTGGCAGATTTCAAAGTCCAGGTGGATGTTACAGAGGTAGCTGATAGGCAGCGTGTGATTTCCAAAGGCTTTTATATGGCAGAGAACA TCAAACCACAGCCTCCGTTCAATCTGACCGCTGTGTTCTCAGAGGGTTACAATATTTCTTGGGAAACCATCTACCAGAACTCTCCTTTCTACTTTTTGAATGAGGAGCTGGAATATCAGCTGCGTTATAAGAGAAGGATGGACACCTGGGAG ACTCAGAAGACTAAAGCTGTCCATGAAGATAAACGGACACTGGTGATCCTGCCGTGGGAACTCCAGGCGAACACTGAGTATGAGTTCCAAGTGAGAGCCAGACCTCGAGAAGATACTGGCTACCATGGATTTTGGAGTGAATGGAGTCCTCTGCTGTTGTTGAAAACCAGCCCTGCCG cagtgaCACAGACAGGAGGCATGggatggctgctgctgtttggtgTTGTCGTGGCAATCGCTGCCTCAATCACAACCTTTCTGGCCAAACAGCGGAG cttGTGGAAGAAGATGGCTTGCATCCCAGACCCTGCTCCCTTTTTCAAACCTCTTTACCTGGTGCATAATGGAGATTTCAAG AAGTGGGTTGGTGCATCCCATATGAAAATCACCTTAGATTTCTTCGAATGGGGAATGGTCCTTCCAGAAGTCCTAGAAGTTTATACCATGCGTCCTTCCAACAGCACCTCACGGGAGGAGCTGCGTGAGCTGAGGAAAGATCTGCCTTGCAAACCCTGTGTGTCTTGCCTGACTGCCCCAGGTCAGGATAGCCAGTCCCTGCTGTCTAGCGTGAACAGCAGCGGTGGGACTCAGGACCAGTCATATGGGCATTTGTCCATTGATACTGTGACTGTGGCTGATGAATTTACACCTTGTAACTGCCAGTACAACTGTAACCGTGTGTACAGGGGACATGAGCATACCAGTAAGGAAGATGGTAGTGCTGGAGAAACTGGTTACCCCAAGGTTAACGTTGGTGATGAAGACAGGAAGATATCCAGTGACTTGCATCTGACTGACCTGAGCACGCAGGACAAAATACTTGCTTCAGGCTCTGTATCCACAGACCACCTGAGGAGTACCAGTGTCCTAGCCCACCAGCAAGTAGAAGGGGCTttggaaggagggatggggagcatCCTAGAAGCCCTTTGCTTGCAGTCTAATCAGTGGGATTTGGAAAATCCAGCTTCTCTACCTTCTCCTGATGGTGAAAGTGTTTCCTACAGTGAAGGCTCCTATGACTTCTTCCCTCACATTGCAAGGCCTGGTGACAGTTACCCTATGATCTGCGTAGATTTGGACACTATTGACAGTGGCTTTGTGGACTCAGACTGTGGGAGTCCAGTTGACTCTGAATTTGAACAAAACAGTCAGACCAACTGTGGGCCCATCCCTCTTGAGCGGGAGGGGGAGGACTTTCCACGGAGCTACGTCAAGCAGTGGGTCTCCTGTCGTTCTGACAGCCCTGTCAATGGGACACAGACAAACTAA
- the IL21R gene encoding interleukin-21 receptor isoform X1, giving the protein MGQLLPTCVKGAVSSPSTADSGYPVRTNMRNKLWLQSISFFLLFKYTTCCENLTCFVDYVQTLSCILRSDLGAGSYNLTATWVPEEDPENTVAACSLLQLSRNTSHTQYVCTVDMTELLADFKVQVDVTEVADRQRVISKGFYMAENIKPQPPFNLTAVFSEGYNISWETIYQNSPFYFLNEELEYQLRYKRRMDTWETQKTKAVHEDKRTLVILPWELQANTEYEFQVRARPREDTGYHGFWSEWSPLLLLKTSPAAVTQTGGMGWLLLFGVVVAIAASITTFLAKQRSLWKKMACIPDPAPFFKPLYLVHNGDFKKWVGASHMKITLDFFEWGMVLPEVLEVYTMRPSNSTSREELRELRKDLPCKPCVSCLTAPGQDSQSLLSSVNSSGGTQDQSYGHLSIDTVTVADEFTPCNCQYNCNRVYRGHEHTSKEDGSAGETGYPKVNVGDEDRKISSDLHLTDLSTQDKILASGSVSTDHLRSTSVLAHQQVEGALEGGMGSILEALCLQSNQWDLENPASLPSPDGESVSYSEGSYDFFPHIARPGDSYPMICVDLDTIDSGFVDSDCGSPVDSEFEQNSQTNCGPIPLEREGEDFPRSYVKQWVSCRSDSPVNGTQTN; this is encoded by the exons ATGGGCCAGCTTCTGCCAACCTGCGTGAAAGGAGCAGTGAGTTCTCCCAGCACTGCTGACTCAG gatatCCAGTCAGAACCAATATGAGGAACAAACTGTGGCTCCAGagtatttccttcttccttttattcAAGTACA CTACGTGTTGCGAAAACCTCACTTGTTTTGTGGACTATGTACAGACCCTGTCCTGTATCCTGAGAAGTGACTTGGGTGCCGGTTCATATAACCTCACTGCAACATG GGTTCCCGAGGAAGATCCAGAAAATACTGTGGCTGCCTGCAGTCTCCTGCAATTGTCCAGAAACACCAGTCACACACAGTACGTGTGCACTGTGGACATGACTGAACTCCTGGCAGATTTCAAAGTCCAGGTGGATGTTACAGAGGTAGCTGATAGGCAGCGTGTGATTTCCAAAGGCTTTTATATGGCAGAGAACA TCAAACCACAGCCTCCGTTCAATCTGACCGCTGTGTTCTCAGAGGGTTACAATATTTCTTGGGAAACCATCTACCAGAACTCTCCTTTCTACTTTTTGAATGAGGAGCTGGAATATCAGCTGCGTTATAAGAGAAGGATGGACACCTGGGAG ACTCAGAAGACTAAAGCTGTCCATGAAGATAAACGGACACTGGTGATCCTGCCGTGGGAACTCCAGGCGAACACTGAGTATGAGTTCCAAGTGAGAGCCAGACCTCGAGAAGATACTGGCTACCATGGATTTTGGAGTGAATGGAGTCCTCTGCTGTTGTTGAAAACCAGCCCTGCCG cagtgaCACAGACAGGAGGCATGggatggctgctgctgtttggtgTTGTCGTGGCAATCGCTGCCTCAATCACAACCTTTCTGGCCAAACAGCGGAG cttGTGGAAGAAGATGGCTTGCATCCCAGACCCTGCTCCCTTTTTCAAACCTCTTTACCTGGTGCATAATGGAGATTTCAAG AAGTGGGTTGGTGCATCCCATATGAAAATCACCTTAGATTTCTTCGAATGGGGAATGGTCCTTCCAGAAGTCCTAGAAGTTTATACCATGCGTCCTTCCAACAGCACCTCACGGGAGGAGCTGCGTGAGCTGAGGAAAGATCTGCCTTGCAAACCCTGTGTGTCTTGCCTGACTGCCCCAGGTCAGGATAGCCAGTCCCTGCTGTCTAGCGTGAACAGCAGCGGTGGGACTCAGGACCAGTCATATGGGCATTTGTCCATTGATACTGTGACTGTGGCTGATGAATTTACACCTTGTAACTGCCAGTACAACTGTAACCGTGTGTACAGGGGACATGAGCATACCAGTAAGGAAGATGGTAGTGCTGGAGAAACTGGTTACCCCAAGGTTAACGTTGGTGATGAAGACAGGAAGATATCCAGTGACTTGCATCTGACTGACCTGAGCACGCAGGACAAAATACTTGCTTCAGGCTCTGTATCCACAGACCACCTGAGGAGTACCAGTGTCCTAGCCCACCAGCAAGTAGAAGGGGCTttggaaggagggatggggagcatCCTAGAAGCCCTTTGCTTGCAGTCTAATCAGTGGGATTTGGAAAATCCAGCTTCTCTACCTTCTCCTGATGGTGAAAGTGTTTCCTACAGTGAAGGCTCCTATGACTTCTTCCCTCACATTGCAAGGCCTGGTGACAGTTACCCTATGATCTGCGTAGATTTGGACACTATTGACAGTGGCTTTGTGGACTCAGACTGTGGGAGTCCAGTTGACTCTGAATTTGAACAAAACAGTCAGACCAACTGTGGGCCCATCCCTCTTGAGCGGGAGGGGGAGGACTTTCCACGGAGCTACGTCAAGCAGTGGGTCTCCTGTCGTTCTGACAGCCCTGTCAATGGGACACAGACAAACTAA